From the genome of Nicotiana sylvestris chromosome 2, ASM39365v2, whole genome shotgun sequence, one region includes:
- the LOC138885642 gene encoding uncharacterized protein: protein MIQLPDKNFIDPILVKIHDQPAYYAHVEEEADGKPWFHDIKEYLAKGEYQEIANPIQKCTLRRLSNNFFHSRGILYRKTPDLGLLRCVNTKEASRLLEEIHDGTCGPYMNGFVLAKKILRAGYFWMTMETDCIQYVWKYHHCQIHADMIKVPPSELNVTSSSWPFAAWGMDVIGPIEPAASNGHRFILVAIDYITKWVEAASYRAVTKKVMADFIRDHIAWYRTTIRTSTGATTYMLVYGIEDVIPTEVEIPSLRIIQEAELDDVEWKKSRYEQLALIDGKRMNAVCHGQLYQNRMSRAFNKRVKPRQFIPGQLMLKKIFPHQDEAKGKFSPNWQGSYMVH, encoded by the exons atgatacaacttccagacaagaacttcatagATCCTATtctagtaaagatccatgatcagccagcttactatgcccatgttgaagaagaagcagacggaaaaccttggtttcatgatatcaaggaatatttggcaaaaggcgaatacCAAGAAATTGCAAATCCtattcagaaatgcacacttcggaggttgtccaacaatttctttcatagcagaggaatcctgtataggaagactcctgatttgggattattaaggtgtgtcaacacaaaggaagcatccagactactagaggaaattcacgatGGGACTTGTGGTCcatatatgaatggttttgtcttagcaaagaagatactccgagctggttacttttggatgactatggaaacggactgcatccagtatgtctggaAATACCAccactgccagatacatgcagacatgataaaggtacctccaagtgaGCTTAATGTAACAAGCTCATCATGGCctttcgccgcctggggaatggacgttattggaccaatcgaacctgccgcttctaacgggcataggtttatcctagtagcaatcgactatatcaccaaatgggtcgaagcagcatcctACAGAGCggtaactaagaaagtcatggcagacttcatccgcgaccacattgctt ggtatcgcaccacaatccgcacatcaactggggcaactacctatatgttggtttatggtatagAAGACGTCATTcccaccgaggtagaaattccttcattaagaatcatacaggaagctgagctcgacgatgtaGAATGGaagaagagtcgttacgagcagctcgctcttatagatggaaaaagaatgaatgcagtctgccatggtcaactttatcagaatagaatgtccagagccttcaacaaaagagtcaagccaagacagttcataCCGGGGCAACTgatgttaaagaaaatctttccacaccaagatgaagccaaggggaaattctctcccaactggcaaggttcgtacatggttcactag